The segment TTGTAATATTTTTCATCGGCGATACGAGGACGTGCAAGCCGGCAGGAAAGTTCAGCCTGAGAGACCTGAAGTCTATAAAAAGCGACAGGCCTTTCATGATCTTTTCTGTCATGCTGTTTTTGGTCGCCATAGTGTATTCGCAGATGTACACGCCTCTTTCCATGTACGCCAAAGATTTCGTGGGGCTGTCTGAGCCCGAGATAGGGATGCTGTTCGCCGTCAACGGTCTGATGGTTGTCTTCATGCAGTATCCTGTGACATTGATCGCTGACCGGTACCGGCTGACAGTCTCCATGGGTATCGGCGCGCTGCTTTATGGACTTGGATTCGGGATCGTATCGATATCCAGCGGTTTCTGGATGCTGGCGGCATGCATATTCGTAGTGACGCTGGGCGAGCTTTTCTTTAGCCCGTCGTCCACTAATCTTACTGCTAATTTATCCGCCGGGGATAAACGGGGCCGTTACCTGGGATTTTCCGGGCTTGCCAACAGTATGGGCTTCGCAGTAGGGCCGCTGCTTGGAGGGGTCCTTCTTGATGTTTTCGCAGGCTCACAGGAATATACGTGGATGATTATCGGGGCGGCGGGAGCACTGTGCACTCTGGGGTTCCTGTCGTTAAAAAAGCTGGTGCCGCCGGAAAAGAACGATGCGGAGTATTTCGGATGAGATGTTCATAGCATTAGCTATTATCAGAGAGAAATTTTATTTAAAAAATTTACTTTATAAGATCCCGGGAGATCATATCTCCTCAGGCTCTTCCTTACCGTATAAAGACACCGACGGTTGCCTTATGATGACGACATCCGCTGCAGCGAGAACCCACCTGTAAGGAATTATTACTCCCCTGGTCTCAACGTCAAATATATCCCTGTTTATGTTTACCAGCGCCAGACCGGAGATCTTTCTCTCATTAGACTCTAACTGGACGTCGTTCACCTTGCCCACGTACTTCCCCTTGTCCGTGTAGACGTTCAGGTCGAATAAAGAGGTTATATCAGCAATCATTTAGACTCCTCTCCCCTACTTATTGTAGTATAATGATATATACTTTGTTAGATAATATTTTCTTTGTATGAAGTCTTCGCTAAAGATTGCGAGCGTGATGGGGATTCCTATCAAGCTTCACATCACATTTTTACTTATACTTCCTTTGATCGCATACGCATTCGCGACGAATCCCGCTGATTTCGGGTTCAACTACGTTGAGGACACGTTCGTAAGGTACTCGATGGGAACGATCGCGGCGATATTGCTATTCGCATGTGTGCTCATCCATGAGCTGGGACATTCGTATGTGGCCGTTAAGAATAACATAAAGATCAGCGATATCACGCTTTTCCTGTTTGGCGGTGTTTCATCCATGGAGGACATCCCCCGCAATCCGAGGATAGAGATGAAAGTGGCCATCATAGGGCCGATCATAAGCATAATCCTCGGGATAGTGTTCGGGTTGTTGTATTACGGGGTCCCGGTATTAAGGGATTACCCGATAGCCAATACGATGGTCTTTCTGATGACCTATCTGAACCTGATGCTTGGATTCTTTAACATCCTGCCGGCGTTCCCGATGGACGGCGGCCGTGTCCTTCGCTCTTTCCTGGCGATGAGGATGCCATACATCCAGGCGACGAGATACGCTGTCGGGGCAGGTAAGATATTTGCGTATATGCTCGGGCTTTTCGGCCTGTTGCTGGGATTTGCAGGGATATGGCTTATCATCATCGCGTTCTTCATATACATCGCAGCAGGCGAGGAGGAGCGTTCCACTCTGGTATCGATAACTCTCGAAGGTACTAAGGTTAAAGACCTTATGACACGGGACGTTATGACGGTCGATCCCGATATGTCGGTCGCCGATTGTATCGACTGGATGTTCAAGTATAAACATCTTGGCTATCCTGTCGTAGAGAACGGAAAAGTTATAGGCATTGTGACGCTGACCGATCTCTCAAAAGTCCCTCTTGATAATCGGATGATCGTCAAGGTCAGGGACGTGATGACCAGAAACGTTATAACCCTTAAGCCCGATGATGACGCATTCACTGCGCTGCAAAAATTGTCAAAGCATAAGATAGGGCGTCTGGTGGTCATGGAAGGGGACCGGATCGCGGGAATAATATCCCGTACGGACCTGTTACGTTCCCTGGAGATCTCCGAAGTGGCGAAACAAAGCTGAACGATCGATACATTCAGATCTTCTTTGACCAGAATAGATATATTGAAATAATTATATCATATAGAATATTATATTAATCTTTGCCGGTGTGTAACATTGATGGATGAACCAGTCAATCCGCCTGTATCTCCAAACCCCCGTGAAAACGTGGTATTGATAGGTACAGCGCATGTATCTGAGAAAAGCGTAAAGGAAGTCGAGGAAGCCATCGAAAGATATCGGCCTGACGTGGTCGCTGTAGAACTTGATGAGCGGCGTTACCGGGCACTTCTTGAAGGCGACCAGCAGAAAAAAGAGATCCAGGTCAAGGAACTTTTAAAGGGAAATAATCTTTTTATCTTCATCATACAGTGGCTTCTGGCTTTCGTCCAGAGAAAGGTCGGCATGGAGACCGGAGTGAAGCCAGGCTCTGAAATGATGGCCGCGATAGAGGCGGCAAAGAAGAACGGACTTGAGGTCGCCTTAATAGACAGGGATATCGGTATCACTCTCGCCAGGTTCTGGGGAAAGATGACCCTCAGGGAAAAGTTCAGGATGTTCTATTCTCTTATTCTGGCATCCCTCGGTATAGGGACCAAGGACGTCGACATCGAAGTGATAACACAGGAGGACGTGGTCGCCGACCTGCTTGAAGAGCTGAGGAAGTTCACACCCTCGGTCGCAGAGGTTCTGGTAGACGAGAGGGACGCTTACCTGGCACATAATCTTCTCGCGATAGGCAGGACAAAAAGGGTGCTCGGAGTCGTAGGCGCCGGCCACCGTGAAGGCATACGCAAGTACATGGAGAGGCCGGAAACGATACCTTCCATTCAATCCATAATAGAGGTGCCTAAGAAGCGCGGCATAAATTTTTTAAAGCTGTTTAGCGCGCTTATAGTCCTGTCCGTAGTTGCTATCTTCGGGCTGCTCATACTTTCCGGCATACCGCTGGAGCAGCTTATACTTGCTCTTATAATATTATTTCTGGCCCAGGGAGTTCTATCCGCGTTGTTCGTGGCCATAGTTGGGGGCCATCCCAAATCGATCGCCACCGCGTTCGTTCTTGCCTGGTACGGGTTCCTGAACCCTGTGCTTGCTGTCGGATGGCTTGCAGGGATCGTAGAAGCCGCAGAAAGGCCGCCCAGCATGAAAGACCTGAATACCCTGTTGAGCGACGATGAGGACGAGGGCATCATAGATATGCTAAAAGGTATGTGGGCTAACAATCTGGTCCGGGTCATAATGGTGGCCGCGATGGCGAACATAGGCAGCATGGTGGGCACCGTTGTAGGGGCGGCAATACTCGTGTACTATTTCCACCTGACCGACCCTGTGGGATTACTGCAGGCCGGCGTATCTAACGGGTACCATGCAATAACATCGTGGCTGGGCACGTTATTTTAAGTAATGGCAGGGCCTGTAATGCTCTGTCCCTTATATCCCTTATTTTATTCGAATCTCTTTTTCACCACGAAGCGCACGAAGGCGAGTAAGGTACACTAATTTGTTAACCACGAAGCGCACGAAGGCGAGTAAGGTACACTGATTTGTTAACCACGAAGTGCACGAAGGCGAATAAGGTACACAAAACGTTAACCACGAAGCGCACGAAGGCGAGTAAGGTACACAAAACGTTAACCACGAAGCGCACGAAGGCGAGTAAGGTACACTATGTTGTTAACCACGAAGTGCACGA is part of the Methanooceanicella nereidis genome and harbors:
- a CDS encoding MDR family MFS transporter; amino-acid sequence: MASRLNVFMGLRLPSFDRRVWILFLGTALNQFGMSIVMPFISIYLYVYQGIPASYVGLAMFTASFVGAMFQFIGGEMCDRLGRRFVLIAGLVTLIISFLLLGWAVSVKAPYAYYLVFLSMTRMATGLFRPIPNIIAADIVPSEKRLEVFGILRIALNIGFATGPVVGGLMAIISYSSMFYLTAVTSTIYLLLVIFFIGDTRTCKPAGKFSLRDLKSIKSDRPFMIFSVMLFLVAIVYSQMYTPLSMYAKDFVGLSEPEIGMLFAVNGLMVVFMQYPVTLIADRYRLTVSMGIGALLYGLGFGIVSISSGFWMLAACIFVVTLGELFFSPSSTNLTANLSAGDKRGRYLGFSGLANSMGFAVGPLLGGVLLDVFAGSQEYTWMIIGAAGALCTLGFLSLKKLVPPEKNDAEYFG
- a CDS encoding PRC-barrel domain-containing protein, with product MIADITSLFDLNVYTDKGKYVGKVNDVQLESNERKISGLALVNINRDIFDVETRGVIIPYRWVLAAADVVIIRQPSVSLYGKEEPEEI
- a CDS encoding CBS domain-containing protein, which gives rise to MKSSLKIASVMGIPIKLHITFLLILPLIAYAFATNPADFGFNYVEDTFVRYSMGTIAAILLFACVLIHELGHSYVAVKNNIKISDITLFLFGGVSSMEDIPRNPRIEMKVAIIGPIISIILGIVFGLLYYGVPVLRDYPIANTMVFLMTYLNLMLGFFNILPAFPMDGGRVLRSFLAMRMPYIQATRYAVGAGKIFAYMLGLFGLLLGFAGIWLIIIAFFIYIAAGEEERSTLVSITLEGTKVKDLMTRDVMTVDPDMSVADCIDWMFKYKHLGYPVVENGKVIGIVTLTDLSKVPLDNRMIVKVRDVMTRNVITLKPDDDAFTALQKLSKHKIGRLVVMEGDRIAGIISRTDLLRSLEISEVAKQS
- a CDS encoding TraB/GumN family protein encodes the protein MDEPVNPPVSPNPRENVVLIGTAHVSEKSVKEVEEAIERYRPDVVAVELDERRYRALLEGDQQKKEIQVKELLKGNNLFIFIIQWLLAFVQRKVGMETGVKPGSEMMAAIEAAKKNGLEVALIDRDIGITLARFWGKMTLREKFRMFYSLILASLGIGTKDVDIEVITQEDVVADLLEELRKFTPSVAEVLVDERDAYLAHNLLAIGRTKRVLGVVGAGHREGIRKYMERPETIPSIQSIIEVPKKRGINFLKLFSALIVLSVVAIFGLLILSGIPLEQLILALIILFLAQGVLSALFVAIVGGHPKSIATAFVLAWYGFLNPVLAVGWLAGIVEAAERPPSMKDLNTLLSDDEDEGIIDMLKGMWANNLVRVIMVAAMANIGSMVGTVVGAAILVYYFHLTDPVGLLQAGVSNGYHAITSWLGTLF